The Burkholderia pyrrocinia genome includes a region encoding these proteins:
- a CDS encoding aspartate/glutamate racemase family protein, whose protein sequence is MRILVVNVNTTESITDAIAAQAQAAASPGTEIIGLTPRFGAESVEGNFESYLAAIAVMDRVLSYDEPYDAVIQAGYGEHGREGLQELLTVPVVDITEAAASIAMLLGHRYSVVTTLDRTVPLIEDRLKLAGLDARCASVRASGLAVLELEENPARAIESIVGQAQRAVKDDHAEVICLGCGGMAGLDRQIEECTGVPVVDGVSAAVALAESLVRLKLKTSKVRTYAPPRPKRIVGWPGTFVK, encoded by the coding sequence ATGAGGATCCTGGTAGTCAACGTCAATACGACCGAGTCGATCACCGACGCGATCGCCGCGCAGGCGCAGGCCGCCGCGTCGCCGGGCACGGAGATCATCGGGCTGACGCCGCGCTTCGGCGCGGAGTCGGTCGAAGGCAACTTCGAGAGCTACCTCGCGGCGATCGCCGTGATGGATCGCGTGTTGAGCTACGACGAACCGTACGACGCGGTGATCCAGGCCGGCTACGGCGAACACGGCCGCGAAGGCCTGCAGGAACTGCTGACGGTGCCCGTCGTCGACATCACCGAAGCGGCCGCGAGCATCGCGATGCTGCTCGGCCATCGCTATTCGGTCGTCACGACGCTCGACCGCACGGTGCCGCTGATCGAGGATCGCCTGAAGCTCGCCGGGCTGGACGCGCGTTGCGCATCGGTACGCGCGAGCGGCCTCGCGGTGCTCGAACTCGAAGAGAATCCGGCCCGCGCGATCGAGTCGATCGTCGGCCAAGCGCAGCGCGCGGTGAAGGACGATCACGCGGAAGTGATCTGCCTCGGCTGCGGCGGGATGGCCGGCCTCGACCGGCAGATCGAGGAATGCACGGGCGTGCCGGTCGTCGACGGCGTGTCGGCCGCGGTCGCGCTCGCCGAGTCGCTGGTGCGCCTGAAACTGAAGACGTCGAAGGTCCGCACGTACGCGCCGCCGCGCCCGAAACGGATCGTCGGCTGGCCGGGCACCTTCGTAAAATGA
- a CDS encoding LysR family transcriptional regulator, producing the protein MRDALDPAHLLRDASDAMDALDVLDARLMRILLVLLTERTVSRAAVRLNMSQPATSAALKRLRTLLGDPLLVRGRYGMVPTEFGARLIEPLRNALRVIDFIRIQQPTFDARTSVRTYRIGCPDYLNVLFVPKLVALFRERAPNAQLVFHPLGDGFDDERALADGELDVVIDNRPARQSRFRQDDLFDDRVVCLMRATHPLARRGTMTAADFAAAPQLCPTPSWLEASGAIDRQLERVGLQRRIVVTLPHFELAAHALVRSDLILTTTYRLARHYAKLLPLATVALPAEPPDIVYRMTWNESGPCVDGVRWVRALIAEATRGWLDAEAALPAVAAIAAAATVQVTPTPEPPRLPRARKATRCRASHQPRVARHSRPTTKSH; encoded by the coding sequence ATGCGGGATGCTTTAGACCCAGCCCATCTTCTGCGCGACGCGTCCGACGCCATGGATGCGCTCGACGTCCTCGACGCGCGGCTGATGCGCATCCTGCTCGTGCTGCTGACCGAGCGGACCGTGTCGCGTGCGGCCGTGCGCCTGAACATGTCGCAACCGGCGACGAGCGCCGCGCTGAAGCGCCTGCGCACGCTGCTCGGCGATCCGCTGCTGGTGCGCGGCCGCTACGGGATGGTGCCGACCGAATTCGGCGCGCGGCTGATCGAGCCGCTGCGCAACGCGCTGCGCGTGATCGACTTCATCCGCATCCAGCAGCCGACCTTCGACGCGCGCACGTCGGTGCGCACCTACCGGATCGGCTGCCCCGACTACCTGAACGTGCTGTTCGTGCCGAAGCTCGTCGCGCTGTTCCGCGAACGCGCGCCGAACGCGCAGCTCGTGTTCCATCCGCTCGGCGACGGCTTCGACGACGAGCGCGCGCTGGCCGACGGCGAACTCGATGTCGTGATCGACAACCGGCCCGCGCGCCAGTCGCGGTTCCGGCAGGACGACCTGTTCGACGATCGCGTCGTGTGCCTGATGCGCGCGACGCATCCGCTCGCGCGGCGCGGCACGATGACGGCCGCCGATTTCGCGGCAGCGCCGCAGCTGTGCCCGACGCCGTCGTGGCTCGAAGCATCCGGCGCAATCGACCGGCAGCTCGAACGCGTGGGCCTGCAGCGGCGGATCGTCGTCACGCTGCCGCATTTCGAACTCGCCGCGCATGCGCTCGTGCGCTCCGACCTGATCCTGACCACGACGTACCGGCTCGCGCGCCATTACGCGAAGCTGCTGCCGCTCGCCACCGTCGCGCTGCCGGCCGAGCCGCCGGATATCGTGTACCGGATGACGTGGAACGAATCGGGTCCGTGCGTCGACGGCGTGCGCTGGGTGCGCGCGTTGATCGCCGAGGCGACGCGCGGCTGGCTCGATGCCGAGGCCGCGCTGCCGGCCGTGGCGGCGATTGCGGCCGCGGCAACCGTGCAGGTTACGCCCACGCCGGAACCGCCGCGTCTGCCACGTGCGCGCAAGGCCACGCGCTGCCGCGCGTCGCATCAGCCGCGCGTCGCGCGTCATTCGCGCCCCACGACGAAGTCGCACTGA
- a CDS encoding DUF1090 family protein: MKNTLIAITLPIAQLASSAALADTQDCATRIRALQTQIDYAKQHGNAQQAMHQQAALAQIRANCTDAGQLARAEREVRDEQRDVEKAQDEVREAESDVQQAEARGDAGKIAKAKRKLADKQHKLRDATRELHDAAASRDALKR, from the coding sequence TTGAAAAACACCCTGATCGCCATCACGCTCCCGATCGCACAGCTCGCCAGCTCCGCCGCCCTGGCCGATACGCAGGACTGCGCGACGCGCATCCGTGCGCTGCAAACGCAGATCGACTACGCGAAACAACACGGCAATGCGCAACAGGCGATGCACCAGCAGGCCGCGCTGGCGCAGATCAGGGCGAACTGCACGGACGCGGGCCAGCTCGCACGCGCCGAACGCGAGGTGCGGGATGAGCAGCGCGACGTCGAGAAGGCGCAGGACGAAGTGCGCGAAGCGGAATCGGATGTGCAACAAGCCGAGGCACGCGGCGACGCGGGCAAGATCGCAAAGGCGAAGCGCAAGCTCGCCGACAAGCAGCACAAGCTGCGCGACGCGACCCGCGAACTGCATGACGCCGCAGCCAGTCGCGACGCATTGAAGCGCTGA